In Vitis vinifera cultivar Pinot Noir 40024 chromosome 17, ASM3070453v1, one genomic interval encodes:
- the LOC104882339 gene encoding uncharacterized protein LOC104882339 isoform X1 — protein MSYINTLSIARGEDKQEEKACGSNKLLDIFFRILDQFRKKLLQSFNQLLFHDCMNLYFLMVIVLGMKQIHQRKLMNNRAIEVLKVLRDEVSTLKDQQLVKAGVHSAIFVAVENGLIEFVVEIIKSHPLLLWVRNANGESIIKAAVVHRQEKIFNLIHGMGGQKTRLVGGRDKFGNNILHLAARLATASQLDRVAGSSLQMQRELQWFKAIFSHSN, from the exons ATGAGTTACATTAACACTCTTTCCATAGCTAGAGGAGAAGATAAGCAGGAGGAGAAAGCTTGCG GGAGCAATAAATTGCTAGACATATTTTTTAGAATCCTTGATCAATTTCGTAAGAAGCTCCTTCAATCCTTCAATCAATTACTATTTCATGACTGCATGAATCTTTACTTTCTCATGGTAATAGTCCTAGGTATGAAGCAAATACATCAGAGAAAGCTAATGAATAATCGAGCAATTGAAGTACTAAAAGTCTTACGAGATGAAGTTTCAACCTTGAAAGACCAACAGCTTGTCAAGGCTGGGGTGCATTCAGCAATCTTTGTTGCTGTTGAAAATGGGCTCATTGAGTTTGTTGTTGAGATTATCAAGTCTCATCCTTTATTGCTCTGGGTGAGGAACGCAAATGGTGAAAGCATTATTAAAGCTGCAGTCGTACATCGTCAAGAAAAAATATTCAACCTCATACATGGAATGGGTGGGCAGAAGACTAGATTAGTTGGTGGCCGAGACAAATTTGGTAACAATATATTACATTTGGCTGCAAGATTGGCCACTGCTTCCCAACTTGATAGAGTAGCTGGTTCATCTCTACAAATGCAAAGGGAGCTACAATGGTTTAAGGCAATCTTCAGTCATTCAAACTAA
- the LOC104882339 gene encoding uncharacterized protein LOC104882339 isoform X2 produces MSYINTLSIARGEDKQEEKACGSNKLLDIFFRILDQFLLGMKQIHQRKLMNNRAIEVLKVLRDEVSTLKDQQLVKAGVHSAIFVAVENGLIEFVVEIIKSHPLLLWVRNANGESIIKAAVVHRQEKIFNLIHGMGGQKTRLVGGRDKFGNNILHLAARLATASQLDRVAGSSLQMQRELQWFKAIFSHSN; encoded by the exons ATGAGTTACATTAACACTCTTTCCATAGCTAGAGGAGAAGATAAGCAGGAGGAGAAAGCTTGCG GGAGCAATAAATTGCTAGACATATTTTTTAGAATCCTTGATCAATTTC TCCTAGGTATGAAGCAAATACATCAGAGAAAGCTAATGAATAATCGAGCAATTGAAGTACTAAAAGTCTTACGAGATGAAGTTTCAACCTTGAAAGACCAACAGCTTGTCAAGGCTGGGGTGCATTCAGCAATCTTTGTTGCTGTTGAAAATGGGCTCATTGAGTTTGTTGTTGAGATTATCAAGTCTCATCCTTTATTGCTCTGGGTGAGGAACGCAAATGGTGAAAGCATTATTAAAGCTGCAGTCGTACATCGTCAAGAAAAAATATTCAACCTCATACATGGAATGGGTGGGCAGAAGACTAGATTAGTTGGTGGCCGAGACAAATTTGGTAACAATATATTACATTTGGCTGCAAGATTGGCCACTGCTTCCCAACTTGATAGAGTAGCTGGTTCATCTCTACAAATGCAAAGGGAGCTACAATGGTTTAAGGCAATCTTCAGTCATTCAAACTAA